From Brassica oleracea var. oleracea cultivar TO1000 chromosome C3, BOL, whole genome shotgun sequence, a single genomic window includes:
- the LOC106330486 gene encoding uncharacterized protein LOC106330486 yields MRTKPGRTASAKTIGSLIMHRYEGVKEGPKCNDIIQIMLMDHGCEITKSLAWDAREYTVNAVRGIPERSYGKIPKYLHMLREVNLGTHSLYEIDSKGRFRYLFIAFGQSIRGFNRVIRRVIVIEGTFLKNKYKGVLLVATVVDGNSNLYPPAFGVVDSESENSWEWFMRQLNIVIADDHHLDFISDRHEAIAKSLETVYPTAKHGICIHHLLNNVVTYYHGKGLVGLVAKASKVYRVAEFEKIFPNVCNISPTIGKYLRDAEVQKWARCQFSGYRYDIRTTNPAESINSALRSPREYPIIPLLDSIREMLTRWFYNRKKKISKHNHPLTIDVEKKIERRTEKGKRFAVYPVSDGRLLVRGDKIDCLVDLDRHSHTH; encoded by the exons ATGCGCACCAAACCGGGTAGGACTGCTTCGGCCAAAACTATAGGCAGTCTGATTATGCATAGGTATGAAGGGGTTAAGGAAGGGCCGAAATGCAATGATATAATACAGATTATGCTTATGGATCATGGCTGTGAGATCACGAAATCTTTAGCATGGGATGCTCGTGAATATACGGTTAATGCTGTTAGAGGTATACCAGAGAGAAGTTATGGAAAAATACCGAAATACTTGCACATGCTGAGAGAGGTTAATCTGGGTACACATTCATTGTATGAGATTGATAGCAAAGGGAGATTTCGGTACTTGTTTATTGCATTTGGGCAATCGATACGAGGATTTAACAGAGTCATAAGGAGGGTTATTGTGATTGAAGGCACTTTTCTGAAGAACAAATACAAAGGAGTTCTATTGGTTGCAACTGTCGTAGACGGAAATTCTAATTTGTATCCTCCTGCATTCGGAGTAGTCGACTCAGAGAGTGAAAATTCTTGGGAATGGTTTATGAGACAACTAAATATTGTCATTGCTGATGATCATCATTTGGATTTCATTTCAGACAGACATGAGGCCATTGCTAAGTCGCTTGAGACTGTGTATCCAACAGCTAAACATGGTATTTGCATTCATCATTTGTTGAATAATGTGGTAACATATTACCATGGGAAAGGACTTGTTGGGTTGGTTGCAAAGGCGTCCAAGGTTTATAGAGTTGCTGAGTTTGAAAAGATATTTCCTAATGTGTGTAATATCAGTCCGACAATTGGAAAATACCTAAGGGATGCTGAAGTACAAAAGTGGGCAAGATGTCAATTCTCTGGATATAGATATGACATAAGGACAACAAACCCTGCCGAATCCATCAACTCTGCTTTGCGTTCGCCGAGAGAGTATCCAATCATTCCCTTGTTGGACAGTATCAGGGAAATGCTGACTCGGTGGTTTTATAACCGTAAGAAAAAGATTTCAAAGCATAATCATCCTCTTACCATAGATGTGGAGAAAAAGATTGAAAGGAGAACCGAGAAAGGGAAAAGATTTGCAGTTTACCCTGTCAGCGATGGTCGATTGCTTGTTAGAGGTGATAAAATCGACTGCTTAGTTGATTTGGATAGAC ACAGCCACACACATTAA